From Paenibacillus polymyxa, the proteins below share one genomic window:
- a CDS encoding alpha-galactosidase: MAIYIDKEKLLFHLQGSNTSYVMQVIRDGYLAHLYWGKRIQTYRGSNKIIFMDRGFSPNPDGADRAFSLDTIPQEYPSFGNSDFRIPAYQLQLENGSTVTDFRYKEHRVYQGKPKLKGLPSTYAEDDGEVETLEIILEDPLIDVKVVLSYSLYQKWDVITRSVRFDNEGQQQLKLLRALSASVDFRDDEYELITLYGAHNNEKNIARRKILPGIQMVDSCRGASSPQQAPFMALVREGTDEEQGEVYAFNLVYSGNFTAQTQVDSYRNTRVTMGINPFDFTWLLEPEESFQTPEVVMVYTENGLGGMSRIYHDLYRNRLCRGPFRDKERPILINNWEATYFDFDADKIEQLAKEAQSVGVELFVLDDGWFGKRDDDNTSLGDWVVDRRKLPDGLPDLANRIRNLGMEFGLWFEPEMVSIDSDLYRKHPDWCIHVPDRPYTLGRNQLMLDLSRKEVCEYIVKSVSDILSDVPITYVKWDMNRHMTDVGSAALPPERQRETAHRYILGLYSVMEELTSKFPHVLFESCSSGGGRFDAGMLYYMPQTWTSDNTDAICRLKIQWGTSLVYPPITMGAHVSTVPNHQVGRITPLETRGYVAMAGNLGYELDLTALTVEEKEVVKQQIALYKEMRSLIQFGKFYRIINPFDENEAAWSFVSEDQTEMAASYFKVLSQPAAAIKTLKFKGLNPDYVYRNIETGELFGGDELMHVGITLARVKQDFLGMFWRFVKEDI, translated from the coding sequence ATGGCTATATACATTGATAAAGAGAAGCTTTTATTCCATTTACAAGGCAGCAATACGAGTTATGTCATGCAGGTTATACGTGATGGTTATTTAGCTCATCTGTATTGGGGGAAGAGAATTCAGACCTATCGGGGGAGCAACAAAATCATCTTCATGGATAGAGGATTTTCACCTAATCCCGATGGGGCGGATCGAGCCTTTTCACTGGATACCATCCCACAGGAATACCCGTCATTTGGAAATAGTGACTTCAGGATTCCTGCGTATCAGCTTCAATTGGAGAATGGTTCTACAGTGACAGATTTTCGGTATAAAGAACATCGGGTTTACCAAGGCAAACCAAAATTGAAAGGGCTTCCTTCTACGTATGCGGAGGATGATGGCGAGGTAGAAACACTGGAAATCATCCTTGAAGACCCATTAATTGATGTAAAGGTTGTACTATCCTATAGCCTATATCAAAAGTGGGATGTCATTACCCGTTCAGTCCGTTTCGATAATGAAGGTCAGCAGCAGCTAAAGTTGCTTAGAGCATTAAGTGCTAGTGTGGATTTTCGTGATGATGAGTACGAACTCATTACCTTGTACGGTGCGCATAATAATGAAAAAAATATAGCAAGACGGAAAATTTTACCTGGGATTCAAATGGTAGACAGCTGCCGCGGAGCCAGCAGCCCTCAACAAGCACCCTTTATGGCACTTGTAAGGGAAGGAACAGATGAAGAACAGGGCGAAGTGTACGCCTTTAATCTGGTGTACAGCGGGAACTTTACGGCCCAGACTCAGGTTGATTCCTATCGGAACACTAGAGTTACGATGGGGATTAATCCTTTTGATTTTACATGGTTGCTTGAACCAGAGGAATCCTTCCAAACGCCAGAAGTCGTCATGGTATACACCGAAAATGGCTTGGGTGGTATGTCGAGAATTTATCATGATTTATACAGGAACAGATTATGTCGTGGACCATTTCGTGACAAGGAGCGGCCGATCCTGATTAATAACTGGGAAGCCACCTATTTTGACTTTGATGCCGACAAGATTGAGCAGTTGGCCAAGGAAGCTCAAAGTGTAGGAGTGGAGCTGTTTGTATTGGATGATGGATGGTTTGGAAAGCGTGATGATGACAATACTTCATTAGGCGATTGGGTGGTGGATCGTCGCAAACTTCCAGATGGCTTGCCGGATCTTGCCAACCGCATTCGAAATCTGGGTATGGAGTTTGGCTTGTGGTTTGAACCTGAAATGGTATCCATAGACAGCGATTTATACAGAAAGCATCCCGATTGGTGTATCCATGTCCCTGATCGTCCGTATACGTTGGGCAGAAATCAGCTTATGTTGGATTTATCGAGGAAGGAAGTGTGTGAGTACATCGTTAAGTCGGTTTCCGACATTTTATCGGATGTTCCAATTACTTATGTGAAATGGGACATGAATCGTCACATGACAGATGTGGGTTCGGCCGCTTTACCACCTGAAAGACAAAGGGAGACGGCGCATCGTTATATTCTGGGGCTCTACAGTGTTATGGAAGAGCTTACATCGAAGTTTCCTCATGTCTTATTCGAGAGCTGCTCTAGTGGAGGAGGCCGTTTTGATGCCGGTATGCTCTATTACATGCCTCAGACCTGGACAAGTGATAATACGGATGCCATTTGCCGACTGAAAATTCAATGGGGAACAAGTCTTGTCTACCCTCCGATTACGATGGGCGCACACGTCTCCACGGTACCTAACCATCAAGTGGGCAGAATAACTCCATTGGAGACCAGAGGTTATGTCGCCATGGCCGGGAATTTAGGATATGAGCTGGATCTGACGGCATTAACCGTTGAAGAAAAAGAAGTGGTAAAACAACAGATAGCTCTGTATAAAGAAATGAGATCGCTCATTCAGTTTGGAAAGTTTTACAGAATTATTAATCCATTTGATGAAAATGAAGCCGCATGGAGCTTTGTGTCAGAGGATCAAACGGAAATGGCGGCCAGCTATTTCAAGGTTTTATCCCAACCGGCTGCTGCGATTAAAACGTTAAAATTCAAAGGTCTGAATCCAGACTACGTTTACAGAAATATAGAAACGGGTGAGCTGTTCGGTGGTGATGAATTAATGCATGTTGGCATAACGCTTGCCAGGGTGAAGCAGGACTTTTTAGGCATGTTCTGGAGATTTGTTAAAGAGGACATCTGA
- a CDS encoding AraC family transcriptional regulator produces MSSHFSNHSYNNLDLNLYTCGKESCTSKHSYGPAIRSGYMVHFILKGKGIFKVNDKIYHLEKNDAFFIEPKVLIYYEADEVDPWEYAWIGFNGVQAKEYLSRTCINRDNPIFQFEAEGSLARCMESIVVSSTLKSNKDLLLASKLYEFLYLMFELYPNQEVNNEVRQQRYIKEALLFIQQNYSHFITVSDIAKYISIDRSYLHRLFKQQLNKSPQEFLLHLRIEKSCSLLKNTSLKIGDIARSVGYKDVLLFSKMFKTVNKLTPSEYRKNHQK; encoded by the coding sequence ATGAGTTCGCATTTTTCCAATCATTCCTATAACAACCTGGATCTTAATTTATACACATGTGGCAAAGAGAGCTGTACCAGTAAACACTCTTATGGTCCAGCCATTCGAAGCGGGTATATGGTGCATTTTATTTTAAAAGGAAAAGGGATCTTTAAAGTCAATGATAAAATCTATCATTTGGAGAAAAACGATGCTTTCTTTATTGAGCCGAAGGTTTTAATTTACTACGAAGCGGATGAAGTCGACCCGTGGGAATATGCCTGGATCGGTTTTAATGGGGTGCAAGCCAAAGAATATCTAAGCCGAACCTGTATCAATAGGGATAATCCCATTTTCCAGTTCGAAGCCGAGGGCAGCCTTGCCCGCTGTATGGAGAGCATCGTCGTTTCTTCTACGCTGAAATCCAACAAAGACCTGCTGCTTGCATCCAAGTTGTATGAATTTCTATATCTGATGTTTGAACTTTATCCTAATCAGGAAGTCAACAATGAGGTAAGACAGCAGCGGTATATTAAAGAAGCGCTTCTCTTTATTCAGCAAAACTATTCACATTTCATTACCGTAAGTGACATTGCCAAATACATTTCAATTGACCGTTCATATTTGCACCGTTTATTTAAACAGCAACTCAATAAGTCACCACAGGAATTTTTATTGCATTTGAGGATTGAAAAATCATGCTCCCTATTAAAAAATACTTCCCTGAAAATCGGAGATATTGCTCGGTCTGTAGGGTATAAAGATGTACTCCTATTCTCCAAGATGTTCAAAACGGTCAACAAATTAACTCCATCCGAATACCGAAAAAATCACCAAAAATAA
- the mutY gene encoding A/G-specific adenine glycosylase, which produces MTTNTLEQKRYFSFELLNWYTRNKRDLPWRRHRNPFYIWISEIMLQQTRVDTVIPYFNRFISRFPTIEALAEAPEEDVLKLWEGLGYYSRARNLQTAAKQVVELHGGQVPDDTQAVAALKGVGPYTTGAIMSIAFNRPEPAVDGNVMRVLSRYFLIEEDIMKGSTRSHMESLVRELIPEGRASDFNQALMELGALVCTPKSPHCLTCPVMEHCSGRLAGREETLPVKTKAKPPRLEPRSVALIEGSGANAGRLLVRQRPAKGLLARMWELPHELAGPEGYNGPVPDEPAMDHLAAHLLAEGVHARPVRFVREAEHTFSHIHWNLRVFQCEEVASPAGKAGEQPLAAEQRASYSTAAKPGALIALAEQADQASSTLPAGYRWISEADMSTLAFPKVFLDLITEYYTKQNGN; this is translated from the coding sequence ATGACTACAAATACATTGGAACAAAAGCGTTATTTTAGCTTTGAACTGTTGAATTGGTATACACGTAACAAACGCGACTTGCCGTGGCGCCGCCATCGCAATCCTTTTTATATCTGGATTTCGGAAATTATGCTTCAACAGACACGTGTCGATACGGTCATTCCGTATTTTAATCGCTTTATTTCACGTTTTCCGACGATTGAAGCGCTGGCGGAAGCGCCCGAGGAGGATGTGCTCAAGCTATGGGAAGGGCTGGGGTATTATTCACGGGCCCGGAATTTGCAAACGGCAGCGAAACAGGTAGTTGAGCTTCACGGTGGGCAGGTGCCGGATGATACGCAGGCTGTTGCGGCACTGAAAGGTGTAGGTCCATATACGACGGGGGCCATTATGAGCATTGCCTTTAATCGACCAGAGCCTGCTGTAGACGGGAATGTGATGCGTGTGCTGTCACGTTATTTCCTCATTGAAGAGGATATTATGAAGGGTAGCACGCGGTCGCATATGGAAAGTCTGGTCAGGGAGCTGATTCCCGAAGGGAGAGCCTCTGATTTTAATCAGGCGCTGATGGAGCTGGGAGCGCTAGTCTGCACGCCAAAGTCGCCCCATTGCCTGACCTGTCCGGTCATGGAGCATTGCTCGGGCAGGCTGGCAGGCCGCGAGGAGACGCTGCCAGTCAAAACAAAAGCGAAGCCGCCGCGCCTGGAGCCGCGTTCCGTCGCCCTCATCGAGGGCAGCGGCGCGAACGCAGGTCGCCTGCTTGTACGGCAACGCCCGGCCAAGGGCCTGTTGGCCCGCATGTGGGAGCTGCCGCATGAGCTTGCCGGGCCGGAGGGCTACAACGGCCCGGTGCCGGATGAGCCAGCCATGGACCATCTGGCGGCTCATTTGTTGGCAGAGGGCGTGCATGCGCGCCCGGTGCGGTTTGTACGTGAGGCGGAGCACACGTTCAGCCACATTCACTGGAACCTGCGTGTGTTCCAGTGTGAAGAGGTCGCCTCCCCTGCCGGGAAGGCGGGCGAACAGCCGCTGGCTGCCGAGCAGCGGGCCAGCTACAGCACCGCGGCGAAGCCAGGTGCGTTGATTGCGCTCGCTGAGCAGGCGGATCAGGCGAGTAGCACCTTGCCAGCGGGGTACCGCTGGATCAGCGAGGCGGATATGTCCACCTTGGCGTTTCCCAAGGTGTTCCTTGATCTGATCACCGAGTATTATACGAAGCAAAATGGGAACTGA
- the acpS gene encoding holo-ACP synthase produces the protein MIYGIGHDVLEISRMAHILAGKYADAFLNRVLTPAERELAVERKGRLAEFVAGRFAAKEAVTKAFGCGIGQIIGFSDMDILPEPGGKPVVYLSSSAWDRLRLPNTGDSNYSIHLSITHQPNIASAFVIVEYKET, from the coding sequence ATGATCTACGGAATTGGACATGATGTGCTGGAAATAAGCCGTATGGCTCATATTCTGGCAGGTAAGTATGCAGATGCATTTTTGAATCGGGTGTTAACCCCGGCAGAACGCGAGCTTGCAGTGGAACGCAAGGGGAGGCTAGCGGAGTTCGTAGCAGGGCGCTTTGCCGCCAAGGAAGCGGTAACGAAAGCCTTCGGCTGTGGAATTGGACAAATCATCGGGTTCAGTGATATGGATATTCTACCTGAACCTGGGGGGAAGCCCGTAGTTTATTTGTCTTCGTCTGCGTGGGATCGACTGAGATTGCCGAATACGGGTGACTCGAATTACAGCATTCACTTGAGTATTACACATCAGCCTAACATTGCCTCTGCTTTTGTGATTGTCGAATATAAGGAGACGTGA
- a CDS encoding alpha/beta hydrolase family protein, with amino-acid sequence MSETIVVEAGTDAGTDAVIRASWFPAKNTAKSLLIIAHGYKGFKDWGMFPFIAEALSMDNHVVTFNFSHNGIGEDLENFTELEKFARNTYSREQEDLVLLLSNLRARHEFRELPLFLLGHSRGAGSCFVYALDHPGEIAGVISWNGVTDLDLFTLPQKEEMRAKGRSYVQNARTGQQLPLDAVILDDLEHNRERFAIVDRLANSQLPVVLIQGTEDSKRLREGSAQLTSVRPDIEWVQIQGGNHTFNTVHPFQGGSLQLDQAITETRRFIDWITN; translated from the coding sequence ATGTCAGAAACGATTGTGGTTGAAGCAGGTACCGATGCAGGAACAGACGCGGTGATCCGTGCCTCCTGGTTTCCCGCTAAAAATACGGCCAAAAGCCTGCTCATCATCGCTCATGGCTACAAAGGATTTAAGGATTGGGGTATGTTCCCCTTTATAGCAGAAGCATTGAGTATGGATAACCATGTGGTAACCTTCAACTTTTCACATAATGGCATAGGTGAGGATCTGGAGAATTTTACCGAGCTGGAAAAGTTCGCACGCAACACCTATAGCCGCGAACAAGAGGATTTGGTACTATTGCTGTCCAATCTGAGAGCACGCCATGAATTCAGAGAATTGCCGTTGTTTCTGTTAGGACATAGCCGAGGTGCGGGAAGCTGCTTTGTATATGCTCTAGATCATCCCGGCGAGATTGCTGGCGTCATTTCATGGAATGGCGTAACAGATCTTGATCTGTTTACTTTACCGCAAAAAGAAGAAATGCGTGCCAAGGGACGCAGCTATGTGCAAAACGCCAGAACCGGGCAACAGCTTCCGCTGGATGCTGTCATTCTGGACGACCTGGAGCACAATCGCGAGCGTTTTGCCATTGTAGACAGACTTGCCAACAGCCAGCTCCCAGTTGTGCTTATCCAGGGAACCGAAGACTCCAAACGTCTACGGGAAGGCTCTGCCCAACTCACCTCCGTTCGTCCCGATATCGAGTGGGTACAAATTCAAGGCGGCAATCATACTTTTAACACGGTTCACCCATTCCAGGGAGGCAGTCTTCAACTGGATCAGGCGATTACCGAAACCCGCCGCTTCATTGACTGGATCACCAATTAG
- the nadE gene encoding ammonia-dependent NAD(+) synthetase — translation MSLQEQIIAELGVQPTINVEAEVRKRVDFLKSYVTKTGSKGLLIAISGGIDSAVAAALCKQATDELTQEQGQEYKTLGVFQPYGQQEDIDHSYAVAKAFNLKYAGETNIKEAVDEVAVEVEHALKDMGLERSITPQVRGNVKARTRMVVQYALANELNLLVVGTDHASEAITGFYTKWGDGAVDITPLSTLNKRQVRLLASYLGVPQAILDKAPTAGLWEGQTDEKELGISYEANSDYLEGKEIDPAAREKLESFFTRTAHKRTSIPGV, via the coding sequence ATGAGTTTGCAGGAACAGATTATTGCTGAATTGGGAGTACAGCCTACGATCAACGTAGAGGCGGAGGTCCGTAAGCGTGTGGATTTCCTCAAGTCGTACGTAACAAAAACAGGAAGCAAAGGGCTGTTGATCGCCATTAGTGGCGGGATTGACAGTGCCGTAGCTGCCGCCTTGTGCAAGCAGGCTACAGATGAGTTGACGCAGGAGCAAGGGCAAGAATACAAAACGCTAGGTGTATTCCAGCCATATGGTCAACAGGAAGATATCGATCATAGCTACGCAGTGGCTAAAGCGTTCAATTTGAAATATGCTGGGGAAACGAACATCAAGGAAGCCGTGGATGAGGTTGCCGTGGAAGTGGAGCATGCATTAAAGGATATGGGTCTGGAACGTTCCATCACTCCGCAAGTGAGAGGGAATGTAAAGGCAAGAACACGTATGGTGGTTCAGTACGCACTCGCGAATGAACTGAACCTGCTCGTCGTGGGTACAGATCATGCTTCAGAAGCCATTACAGGCTTTTATACCAAATGGGGTGATGGTGCGGTCGATATTACACCGCTCAGTACGCTCAACAAACGTCAGGTACGTTTGTTAGCCAGCTATCTTGGAGTTCCGCAGGCTATTTTGGACAAAGCGCCTACAGCAGGATTGTGGGAAGGCCAGACGGATGAAAAGGAACTGGGGATCTCCTACGAAGCAAACAGCGACTATCTGGAAGGCAAGGAAATTGACCCCGCAGCCCGCGAAAAGCTGGAAAGCTTTTTTACACGTACAGCACATAAGCGGACAAGCATTCCAGGAGTGTAA
- a CDS encoding BrxA/BrxB family bacilliredoxin has product MSMSFDQYMRDSVQPMRDELTNLGIQELRTSEDVEAKLPDAKGTVLVVVNSVCGCAAGQCRPGIAEALKHDITPDHLYTVFAGQDKEATAKAREFFAPYPPSSPSIALLKDGELVHFIERHQIEDRSADQIAADLTGAFDRFCR; this is encoded by the coding sequence ATGTCTATGTCTTTCGATCAATATATGAGAGATTCAGTTCAGCCTATGCGCGATGAACTGACGAATCTTGGGATTCAGGAATTGCGTACTTCTGAAGATGTGGAGGCCAAGCTGCCTGATGCTAAAGGTACAGTGCTGGTGGTTGTGAACTCGGTATGCGGTTGTGCCGCAGGCCAATGCCGCCCGGGTATAGCTGAAGCGCTGAAGCATGATATTACGCCGGATCATCTGTATACGGTTTTTGCGGGACAGGATAAGGAAGCAACGGCGAAGGCTCGCGAATTTTTCGCACCGTATCCGCCATCTTCCCCTTCGATCGCGCTGCTGAAAGACGGCGAACTGGTTCACTTCATCGAGCGTCATCAGATCGAAGATCGTTCGGCAGATCAAATTGCTGCTGATTTGACCGGTGCATTTGACCGTTTTTGCCGGTAA
- a CDS encoding two-component system sensor histidine kinase NtrB — MLIALKESVLQVLLAVISAGFFSILTDYGDKKKVWAGHLLPGPHQGILYLCCLPAILLCSLFQYQPPYGLPSNLGIIPLTVGVMYGTRRTSFVLAASALTGVLIIAQSIEMSPMYVGTAFILFPFMVLHVKFFQRGTLLDKKLVIFTYVVADMLLKALLPLLWGKQNISVYIPDLLTTFWNVAVGVLASFAVVSLMHNSFEKLTLRRDVTEFTSKYLIEVDKLRQVMDLMPLSLVTLDSEERVIHMNKTMLELYRDFDPYITLPEVVGRPLNTLYGFSASPVVNERVAKALEGEAGADFINVSPKVFFSSFLPFRDKHMNQTTGVIIALQDITELETLRSELGNFERLSLVGQMAAGITHEIRNPMAVVRGFLQLMREKSPDSLGHYYRIVMEELDRANGIINDFLSLAQNRIVEKEQCHLHDIIRELTPLLWADANLRGQTIELKLEDHVTMLHLNPKEIKQLLLNLSRNAMEAMGEKGVLTISTHEEGDFVELEVRDTGPGIPPKQLEKLFQPFYTTKTKGTGLGLALCQSIVERHHGTIAVDSVEGMGTQFKVRLRRTIPTYREHSEPPVINSIQK, encoded by the coding sequence TTGTTAATTGCGTTAAAGGAAAGTGTGCTCCAAGTTCTCCTTGCCGTTATATCGGCGGGTTTTTTCTCTATATTAACGGATTATGGAGACAAGAAAAAGGTTTGGGCAGGCCATCTGCTTCCCGGACCTCATCAAGGAATACTTTATTTGTGTTGCTTGCCAGCCATATTGCTATGTTCGCTCTTTCAATACCAGCCTCCATATGGCCTACCTTCCAATCTCGGTATTATTCCCCTTACTGTGGGCGTCATGTACGGTACACGTCGCACTTCCTTTGTACTCGCTGCTTCTGCATTGACGGGTGTCCTAATTATAGCGCAGTCGATAGAAATGTCCCCAATGTATGTGGGCACTGCTTTTATCCTTTTTCCTTTTATGGTACTGCATGTAAAGTTTTTTCAAAGAGGAACATTGTTGGACAAAAAGCTCGTAATTTTCACATATGTTGTGGCTGATATGCTGCTTAAGGCTTTATTACCGCTATTGTGGGGCAAACAGAACATTTCAGTATACATTCCTGATCTGCTTACAACGTTTTGGAATGTTGCTGTAGGTGTGTTGGCAAGTTTTGCGGTCGTAAGTCTGATGCATAATTCCTTTGAGAAACTGACGCTGCGGCGAGATGTAACTGAGTTTACGAGCAAATATTTAATCGAAGTGGATAAGCTGCGTCAAGTCATGGATTTGATGCCGTTATCTCTTGTTACTTTGGACAGCGAAGAACGAGTTATACATATGAACAAAACGATGCTGGAGCTCTACCGGGACTTCGATCCCTATATTACGCTGCCTGAGGTCGTAGGGCGTCCCTTAAACACGTTGTACGGTTTTAGCGCTTCGCCTGTAGTTAACGAACGAGTTGCGAAAGCATTGGAAGGAGAAGCAGGCGCTGATTTTATAAATGTATCTCCCAAAGTATTCTTTTCAAGTTTCCTCCCTTTTCGGGATAAACATATGAATCAAACCACAGGCGTCATTATCGCCTTGCAGGACATTACAGAGCTGGAGACGCTCCGCAGTGAGCTGGGCAATTTTGAGAGGCTCAGTCTGGTCGGGCAGATGGCCGCGGGCATTACTCATGAAATACGTAATCCGATGGCGGTTGTGCGCGGGTTTTTACAGCTTATGCGCGAGAAAAGCCCTGATTCTCTAGGCCATTACTACCGCATCGTAATGGAGGAGCTGGATCGGGCGAATGGGATTATTAATGATTTTCTTTCCCTGGCCCAGAATCGGATTGTCGAGAAGGAGCAGTGTCATCTGCATGATATCATTCGTGAACTAACACCTCTATTGTGGGCAGATGCCAACCTGAGGGGACAGACGATTGAGTTAAAGCTGGAGGATCATGTAACGATGCTGCATCTGAACCCTAAGGAGATCAAGCAATTGCTGCTTAATTTATCGCGTAATGCGATGGAAGCTATGGGGGAAAAGGGCGTGCTGACCATTTCTACTCATGAGGAAGGGGATTTTGTCGAACTGGAAGTGAGGGATACTGGTCCGGGAATTCCGCCAAAACAGCTTGAAAAGCTGTTCCAGCCTTTTTATACAACCAAAACAAAAGGTACAGGTTTGGGTCTGGCCTTATGTCAAAGTATAGTGGAGCGTCATCACGGTACGATTGCCGTAGATTCGGTGGAGGGAATGGGCACACAGTTTAAAGTCCGTCTGCGCAGAACCATTCCGACTTATCGAGAGCATTCTGAGCCTCCTGTCATAAATTCGATACAGAAATAA
- a CDS encoding NAD(P)/FAD-dependent oxidoreductase, producing the protein MTYDVIVIGGGSAGLMAAAAASGEGAKVLLVEKGNKLGRKLGISGGGRCNVTNAKELDELIRHIPGNGRFLHSALAAFGNRDIIAFFEQLGIALKEEDNGRMFPVTDKAKTVVDALINKVRSQGVEIRTSCPVQEVIYKEGHTAGVRLRSGEMLRSRNVIVAVGGKSVPHTGSEGDGYAWAEQAGHTITELYPTEVPLTSGETFIQTKELQGLSLRNISLTVWNAKQKKVVVHEGDMIFTHFGLSGPTALRCSQFVVKGMKKDKVNTVLLTLDLQPHKHADEVYRETLELASVDAKKAIKNVLKSYLPERMIPLLLQQAELREDLTYDHIPKQQWQELAQRIKAFPIRVNGTLSLKEAFVTGGGVNLKEINPKTMESKLMPGLFFCGEILDIHGYTGGYNITAAFTTGHTAGTQAALNH; encoded by the coding sequence ATGACTTACGACGTAATTGTGATCGGAGGCGGCTCAGCCGGCTTAATGGCCGCGGCGGCTGCTAGTGGCGAGGGCGCCAAGGTGCTTTTAGTGGAAAAGGGAAATAAACTCGGACGAAAGCTGGGGATCTCCGGCGGAGGTCGCTGCAATGTCACGAATGCAAAAGAGCTGGATGAACTCATTCGCCACATTCCCGGCAATGGCCGTTTTCTGCACAGTGCCCTGGCTGCTTTCGGCAATCGGGATATCATCGCCTTCTTTGAACAACTAGGTATAGCCTTAAAGGAAGAAGACAACGGGCGTATGTTCCCAGTGACGGACAAAGCCAAAACGGTCGTCGACGCTTTGATTAATAAGGTACGCTCTCAAGGAGTCGAAATTCGGACAAGCTGTCCTGTTCAAGAAGTGATTTACAAAGAAGGTCATACGGCTGGCGTGCGGCTGCGTTCCGGTGAAATGCTGCGTAGCCGTAACGTCATAGTCGCTGTCGGTGGCAAGTCCGTCCCTCATACAGGCTCGGAAGGTGACGGCTATGCATGGGCAGAGCAAGCAGGGCATACCATTACGGAACTATATCCAACAGAGGTCCCGCTAACGTCAGGCGAGACATTCATCCAGACAAAAGAGCTTCAGGGACTCTCCTTACGAAACATCAGCCTGACCGTATGGAATGCGAAGCAAAAGAAGGTTGTCGTTCATGAAGGAGATATGATTTTCACACATTTTGGTTTGTCTGGTCCAACTGCTTTGCGTTGCAGTCAGTTTGTCGTCAAGGGAATGAAAAAGGATAAGGTAAACACGGTGTTATTAACTCTCGATTTACAGCCTCATAAACATGCTGATGAAGTCTACCGTGAGACGCTGGAACTGGCATCGGTCGATGCAAAAAAGGCGATCAAAAACGTACTTAAGTCTTATTTACCGGAACGCATGATTCCGTTACTGCTTCAGCAAGCTGAACTGCGTGAAGATTTGACCTATGATCATATTCCCAAGCAGCAATGGCAAGAACTCGCCCAGCGAATCAAGGCGTTTCCCATTCGTGTGAATGGTACGCTCTCGCTGAAAGAAGCATTTGTTACCGGGGGCGGTGTGAACTTGAAGGAAATTAATCCGAAAACAATGGAATCCAAGCTGATGCCTGGATTGTTTTTTTGCGGTGAGATTCTGGATATTCACGGCTACACTGGAGGCTATAATATTACGGCTGCGTTTACGACAGGGCATACAGCAGGAACGCAAGCGGCTTTAAACCATTAA